Proteins encoded in a region of the Triticum dicoccoides isolate Atlit2015 ecotype Zavitan chromosome 3A, WEW_v2.0, whole genome shotgun sequence genome:
- the LOC119272779 gene encoding probable CCR4-associated factor 1 homolog 11 — MHRGRIAVNPAAGMVAMFPPPPRRFNFNHMFPVQVVQPPPFTFHAAPLPPVQPELPVQVRPVWAGNFNEEWAYLQSFAACARYIAVDVHYPGVVHAADQDLSSLPVEHRYALMKANVDGLKPLQVGIAVCDHQGQQVAWEFNLRDFCRLADPHDAKALDYLARRGLDLDTLRNHGVDAYMLGALLMGSGLIGAGHGRPLSWVTHAGAYHVAYLLKIVTGGAPLPHDVAGFLGAMRYYLGQQVYDVATMAANCTGMPVGLDHIATNLRIHLPWGSPRLAGAAGVRALLAFRILKDGRFGGNVERFRGLLQGLQH, encoded by the coding sequence ATGCACCGTGGGCGCATCGCCGTGAACCCGGCCGCCGGCATGGTCGCCATGTTTCCACCGCCGCCGCGGCGCTTCAACTTCAACCACATGTTTCCCGTGCAGGTGGTGCAGCCCCCGCCGTTTACCTTCCACGCTGCTCCCCTGCCGCCGGTACAGCCGGAGCTGCCGGTCCAGGTGCGCCCTGTGTGGGCGGGGAACTTCAACGAAGAGTGGGCCTACCTCCAGAGCTTCGCCGCGTGCGCCCGCTACATCGCTGTCGACGTGCACTACCCTGGAGTCGTCCACGCCGCCGACCAGGACCTCAGCAGCCTGCCGGTGGAGCACCGCTACGCGCTCATGAAGGCCAACGTGGACGGCCTCAAGCCGCTCCAGGTCGGCATCGCCGTCTGCGACCACCAAGGCCAGCAGGTCGCCTGGGAGTTCAACCTCCGCGACTTCTGCCGCCTCGCCGACCCGCACGACGCCAAGGCCCTCGACTACCTCGCCCGCCGCGGCCTCGACCTCGACACGCTCCGCAACCACGGCGTCGACGCCTACATGCTCGGCGCGCTGCTCATGGGCTCCGGCCTCATCGGTGCCGGGCACGGGCGGCCGCTGTCGTGGGTCACCCACGCCGGTGCCTACCACGTGGCGTACCTCCTCAAGATTGTCACGGGCGGCGCCCCGCTGCCGCACGACGTGGCCGGGTTCCTCGGCGCCATGCGGTACTACCTCGGCCAGCAGGTCTACGACGTCGCCACGATGGCGGCCAACTGCACGGGCATGCCGGTGGGGCTGGACCACATCGCCACTAACCTGCGCATCCATCTGCCGTGGGGGAGCCCTCGCCTCGCAGGCGCCGCCGGCGTGCGCGCGCTTCTGGCCTTCAGGATTTTGAAGGACGGGCGGTTCGGTGGCAACGTGGAGAGGTTCCGAGGCCTGCTTCAGGGCCTGCAGcattag